In the Leisingera caerulea DSM 24564 genome, TCTCCGGCCACGATGAGATCGAAGTCTCCATTGCGCAGGCTCCGGGACACCGCGTCCGTAAAGGCTGCCTCTTGCAAGCAGCCGCCACAGGCCGCCGCCTTGGCGTAGATCGGATTTTCACCGGCATAGCCCCGGTGCGCCTTCAGATATGCGGTGAGATCCGCGTAGCTCCAGCGCCGCAGCAATGCGGCATATTCCAGGATCTGGGCAATGACCTCCCGGCGCGCCTGAGGATTGCGCCAGAGCTTGCATTCAACCAGCACCAGGCGGCCGCGCGGGGTCACGGCAAGCATATCGAGAAACACGCGTCCGGAGGCGGAGGGCAACCCCAGCTCCCGCGCGATCGGCACCACCTCTCCGGCGCCCGGATCGATCTCCTCCATCGGAAGGACAGCCGGGTTTTCAAAGATCAGATCTTGCAGCCATTTTTCCGGAAAGGGCGCCCCGGCAATGTTGCGCTCCAAAAAGCTGGCAGGCTTGCCCTGCACGTCCAGGAGGATCGATTTCATGATTTCACCGGCGCTTTGATTTGTGGTTCGGGCACAGGCTAACCGATGCGCCGTAGAGATCCATGCCCGCGGTTAACAGGACTGCAGATCCCGCCTATGGTGGGGCGCATGTGCAACCTTTATGCCAACACCTCAACGCAGGACCTGATGCGAAAGCTGTTCGAGCTGCCGCGGGAGCGGGACCGGCTTGGAAACGCGGAACCGCGCCGTGCGATCTTTCCCAAGTATCCCGGACCCGTCCTTCGTTTGGACGCGGCCGAGGAGCCGGAACTTGTCGAGATGGGCTGGGGGTTCATCCTGCCGCAGAAATCAAAGAAGACCGGCAAGCCCATCCTGCCGAAAGCGGTCAACAACGCCCGGGATGACAAAGTTCAGACCTCGCGCTTCTGGAAGGCATCTTTCGAGGAGAGGCGGTGCCTGATACCGGCCACGAGCTTTTGCGAAGCCAAGGGCCGCAACCCCGCCGTCTACCATTGGTTTGGAGTGGACGGCCGCAGCCCGTTCTGCTTCGCCGGAATTTGGCGCGAAAGCAAATCCGGCTACGGCAAGGGCGACGGCGCCATCGAGACCTACTCGATGCTCACGACGACCCCGAATGCGCTGGTAAAGCAGATTCACCCGGACCGGATGCCGGTCATCCTCGATCAGGCGGATTGGACCGCCTGGCTGAACGGCACGCCGGAGGAAGCGGCAAAGCTCCTGCGCCCCTTTCCGGCGGACCGCATGGAGATCATTGAAGACGGCGAAGATCTGAAATCCGAACCGACCTGAAGCGGCACTTAACTGCCCAGCTGCAGAAGATGCAGGCCCTTGGAGCAATCACGCACCCTTTCTCTCGTCAGTCTTATACAGATAGTTGCAAATTTTTTCTGTAGCACGGAGAGGAAGTTTGCCGCCAAATACGCGTTCTCCGTCGCTCACAGTAATTCGTTTGGAACTTGTTAGACAGCGAATGTGAATCGAAACCTGCGCCTGAGGCAGATGTAACGTTACCGGATGTGCAGCATACATGTTTTCTGCTGGATATACGGAGCCAATAATTGCTGAAAGCTCATCATCTTGCGCAGCGTCTATCTGCTCTGCAACTTGAGCAGATGTCAGAAATGCGGAATCCAATCCCCTTGGAAAGGCGGCCTTTTGATACTCGCGGCAGATAAAGTCCGCCTCATCCGGATGCGCGGGCTCTTTCTCGTCAAACAAAAAGCCTTCAGAGATGACGTATGCCTTACTATGAAGCAGCTCTCCGCCTTCTCGGAGCACGTAGTGACATGAAGCCTTTCGTCGGCTGATTGAACTGAAGACAGCCCCCTCGACAATGACCGTCAGTTTATCGTGATCAAGCTCGATATTGTCGATCGAAACTGATTCAAGACCGTCCATTTTGCCGTTGTTATAGTGGACCTCTGAGCTGGCTGACACGAGGTTCTCACCAGCTGAGGCAAGGGAGGTGGTAGAAATGAATGCTGCCACAAGGGCGGATGCGAGTTTGATATCGATCATATTGCTTTTCCTGAATTTCGTTGGCGGTTTATGAGTAAGTTCTTGGTCTTGTTCACATGACCGGCGAGATATCTGCCTTGAGAGCCCTCACCCGCTCGACCATGCCCTCCAGCTCGGCTTGCTCTGCCGCACGCAGCTCTGAACGGCCCGGGTATGTGTCGCCCGCTTCCGGCTCGTCCGCGTAGCTGCCCCACCAGGGCACGCTCACCACATGCGGCTCATCCTCATCTGAAATCCAGAACTCGCCTTCCGCAGGCAGATGCTCCCGCAGGCTCATCGGCTCTGTGCCTGGACGATCAGTGAAGCTGTCCGCAACCCGGCGCAAAATCGGGGAAGCCGCTGTCGTCTGCGGGCCCTCCCGGGAGCTGCCGTCCACGTTGTCTCTGCCACTGAACCAGACACCCCCGTCAACCTCGAACAGGACGCCGAAATGCCAGCTCGCTTTGATCTTGCCACTGGCGGCCTTGAGGCCGGTGCGATTTCCAGCTTCATCTTCCAGCACGACATGCACGGTTTTGTCGAGCTGCATGCCGTCGATACCGCAGATCGTTGTGTCCGAGCCATAGACGGCCATGTCCGGATTGCAGGTGAAATGGACCTTCGAGAGCTGGTGCGTCTGGCCGGTCACCTCGTCGACATAGCCGCCCCTGTGATCAACCTGACCGTCACCCATGACCATTGCGGCAACGCGTTCATTCTGATCATCAGTCAGTTCCAACTCGGTCTCGACCTCGAAGGTCATCTTCCGCAACGCGCCGGTCATATCTTCACTCTCCGCATGATTTCGGTTTCTCGCATCTTGCAAGGGTCTGGCGAAAACCCATAGCCTGATCAGGCCGCGATACGCGCCTTCGCTCCCAGGCGCAGAGCCTGGGCGATCTGCTTGCCGACCGCGGCGGCAAACAATGGCGGGAAAGCGTTGCCGATCTGGCGGTAGGCCGCGGTCTTGCGGCCTGCAAACTGCCATGCATCCGGGAACCCCTGGATCCGGGCCGCCATGCGCGTGGTCAGACGCGGCATGCCATCAAAGCCCGGTCCCGGCGCCTGATCCCAGATGCCCCGGCCATCGACACCCAGCTCCGCCCAGGCCCGCTTTGCCCGCGTCGGCCCGAGATCCGGGCCGCCATGCTTCTTGCTGCCGCCAACGAGTGTCGGCGCAATGCCTGCCGCCTGGTCGCGCCAGGCGGCCGCGCCTTCCCATCCGTTGTCCGACATCAGATCATACAGCAGCTCGCCGACCGTTGCCGGCGGTGTGTCGGACCGGTCCGGCCACGAAAAGTGATCCCAATACGAGGCCTGAAGCGCAACGCAGACCACGCGCGGCCGCAGCTGAGAAACGCCAAAGTCTGACGCATTGAACAGCTTCCAGCCGCAGCTGTACCCGAGACTTGTAAGTTCGGCTTCAATGCTTTCACGATAGGCCGCAAAAACCGGATCCAGCAGCCCGCGGACATTTTCGATCATCACCGCCTTCGGCCTGACCTCATTGACGATGCGCAGGGCTTCCGGGAACAGATCCCGTTCATCCTGACTGCCCAGCTGCTGGCCAGCCTTCGAAAACGGCGGGCACGGAACACCGCCAGCGACGAGGTCCGCTCCCGCGTAGGGCCGCGCATCAAATCCGCGCACGTCCATCTCGACCACGTTCCAGCCGGGTCGATTAAGGCGCAGCGTCTCACACGCAGGCGGTTCAATCTCGACCAAAGCCTCGTGGCCGAAACCGGCCATCTCCAGACCCAGAGCCTGACCCCCTGCCCCGGCACAGATTTCCACAGCTGTCAGCATTTCGTCGTCCAATCCGTTCTTGCATATTCCGTTGCGGCATCATCCAAACCGCTCTGATGAGAAGCGGCAGCGGAAGCCATTACATCCTTTTTCGCAGATTATTGCGCCAGCAGCGCAGCCGCAACAGAGCACAGGGCAGAAATCTGATTTTCGCACCCTTATCGGCGCGGCTTTACAGAGAAGTCGTTCAGCAGTGTAATAAAGGCGTCCCGCTCCAGCTTCGCCGGCGTCTTGCCGTGCTTTCCGCTTTCTTTGCGAAGCTGATCGAGCTTGTTGAGTACCCGGTAAGGATCGTGCTCTTGCAGAAACTGAACCAGGTCCAGTTCAAGGAACAGCTCATTTGCCGCCAACGCGGACAGCCAGGGCCGCAGAATGACAGCCGAGTAGAGAGGCACGCGGCCGGTCTCATCGTATGACCGCAGAGCCTTCAGCCCGGCGGTGACGACATTCCCCTGCCCTTGTTCAACCAGCTTGCGGATGAGGGCGATCGCATAGATTTCGCCCGCCTTCTTGTTGTCGGTCGACGAGTTGGCCGTCATCAGGCGGCAGCCGGACTCCGAGACAGCATCCCGGCAGCGGACCGCCCAGTCATCTCCGGCGGCAAGTGCTGCCTTGAAGATGTGAAAGGTGGAGATCCGTGTTACCTGGTCATTCACCCAGGAGAATGAGCGCGCCTGCTCTTGGTAATCCATCTGGACGATCATGGTGGGAACAGCCGGATAACCGCACATCTTGGCCGCATGCACACGGTGCTGCCCGTCAACCACCGCATAGCCACCACCAGCCGCCCGGGAGACCAGGATCGGAGAAAACCGGCTCCATCGGAATGCTGACGCAATCTTACGGATGCGCGCCCAGTTCGACTTGCCCAAGGGGCGCTGGTATCGGTCATCGATCAGCAAGCTATCGATTGCGACCCATGCCAGTTCCGGGTTCGGCTGTTCTTCCGGAACAACTGTCTCTTCGTTGCCGATACAAATCTTGCGCATGACGCTCTCCTTTACAGGAGGCAGAGTACCCGCCCGGAGGCGGATACCTATTCTGTTTTTCGCATTATCCACAATTGCCTGATTACGCAGGCCGTGGCTCCGCTTCCGCCTCATGTGCGTTTGACAAAGCCTCCCGGCAGATCCGAATGGCGACCCTCGCCGCACCAGAACAGTTTGCCGCCTTTCCCGTCATCTCGATTTCGGCCTGAATCCTCTTCCCGGAGCCTGGCCGCAGCGCAGCTGCCTGGGCGACAACCGTTCTCCCTTCGGCCAACGCCAGGACGGCCGTCTGTAACTGGTCCGGCTGATCCATTTTCAGGTCTGCACGCAGCAGCTCCTCCGCGACGGCCGCATCAACCCGGTCTGCAGCAATCACCAGTTTGCCGCAGGTCTCGCGGCTGTTGGCCTTGGACAGCCCTTCATCAAGGTCATGCCGCGGCACAATCGCGGCGATGGAGGTCTGGGAGAAATGCGCCTGACGCTTTTTGCTGATGGCCTCCATGATTCTGCCAGCATCGAGATTGACGGTGACCGGCACCGCCGGAACATGGCCGCGGCGACGCATGCGGTCGGCGAACTGGACGGGGTCTGCACCTCTTTCGAGACCGGACAAAGCCATCCTCTGGTAAGGCCAGAGCTCAGGATCCGCCCCATCATCAATCCGCTTCTGCACCGCTTGCAGGGTGCGGAGCTGATGCGGATACAGGAATGCACCATCCGCACGGGCTTTGCACTGCCATGCAAGCGCGCGGAATTGCGGCAGCCTCAAGCCGTCATCAATGACAACCGTGGTGCCTTTCGGGGCACGCCAGCCGATCGCAGACGTGTGAGCATTCGCAACCACATCGCGCCCGTCCTTCAGCGCCTGGATGGCGCCCGGGATATGGCTGGAGGTTTCGAGCATGAACGGGGGCTGCTGATTGCCATCGCTCAGCTGGGCCTCCCAGTCTTTCATGGCTTTCACAGTCTCGCAAAAAATCAGATTGGGCATACCTTCAACCTTTCTCGTCATCAGAAGCTTGGAACCAGGCGCTCTTCAGCGCTGTCGTCCCGCCAATTCTCGATCTCGAGGCCGATAGTGTCGGGACTGGGGCTCTCGTTGCAGCCGCACCAGGCCTCGAAAATTGCATCACCGGCCGTCTCGGGGACGTAATCATCGTCAAATCCGCACTGCCGCGCAGCCAGGGAGATCCGCTGATTGAACAGCCGGGCGTCGGTGATCTCCGCCGTGATCGAAATCTTCAGCTTGCGCTTGGTGACCTCAACCTGGACGTCCTCCATCCGGGCGCCGAACTCCTCAGCTGAGAACGGTTCGAGCAAGAACATCTTGAGCTGGGGCGTAGCGGTTTCAGCGTCGAAATCCTTCGGCAGGCCGAAGTGCTCAAGGAACTCCGCGCGGTCAGTGATCCTGATTTTGATTTCGCAGCTGTGACGGCCCGCCTCGAAGTTTGGCGGCGCAACCGGCGGCGTCATGGAATGAGCAGAAAAGATGTTTTCCACCTGGAGAATTTCGCAGGGCCGTTCGTCCGCAGCGATTGCTGCCTCAATGCCCTTGCGGGCTTTGCCATAGAGCGCGATGGATCCATCCTCATAGACCCTCGCGCGCATGATGGCGATGTCCTGCCCATATCGTTTCGGGTCATCCCTCAATGTCGTGACCAGGTCCTTATCCTCCCGCATTTCGTCGATCAGAAGGCTCAGGTCGGTCGAGGCGGTGTACTCCTCCAGCCAGTCTTCAGGGCTGAACGCATCGGAAATCCCCAGCGAGAGACTATCCTGAGGCGGCCAGTACGTGCGGCTTGCCTGCCCGGCTCCCTGAGCCAGCTTCATCAGCACAAAGCCATCGGCATATTTCATGAGAATGCTCCCCAAGATGATCTATCAGCGCCGGCCGATGTTACTTGGGATTTGCGAAAACATGGCACTGCATTTTTCTTGATTAATATTTTTTTTCGCATATTCTCACACCATCAAGGTGATTATTCCATAGGGGCATGCCCCGCCAACCTCAGTCAAAGAGGGATCGCCTTGAACAAGCTGTCGCCTATCCGAACGAACAAGACCGTCATTCTGGAGCCGGTCAAGGAATTCACCAAGCTCTTCCGAACCACGGCCCGGTATCACCACAGGCATGAGGTGTTCCGCGATTTCATTTTCTGTGCCGCCTGCGCCCTGTACAATGGCGTGCCGCCAAAGGCGCAAGACCGTGAGCAGGAATACCTGGACACCATCAACCGATACGCCGCAGACGACCGGGCCGCTTTTCAGAGGCTCTTTGCCCTGCTCGTTGAAGCGCTGGAGCCTGAGCCGCGCGATGTCCTGGGGTCGATCTTCATGTCCCTGGAGCTTGGCGATGCCTGGAAAGGCCAATTCTTCACCCCTTCAGAGGTCTCCCGGATGATGGCTGAAATGCTCATCGGGGATCTTGATGAAAAGCTCAGCCGGGGAGATCCGGTTTCTGTCTCCGAACCGGCCTGCGGCGCCGGCGGCATGGTGCTGGCGGTGGCAGACGCAATTCTGCGCCGTGGCTACAATCCCGCCAAGGTGATGAGCGCCCATGCCATCGACGTCGACCGCACCGCGGCCCTGATGACCTATATCCAGTTGTCGCTCTGGAACATCCCGGCCACCGTAGTGGTCGGGAACGCCCTGACACTTGAAGAGCGCGAGATCTGGAAGACACCCGCTCTGCGCAACCCTGTGCTGCGGCTCTAAGGGCCGCGGTCAGGCAAAAATATGAATGGGGCATCCAACCCTGATGACCCGGAACAGCTCATCCATGTCCCGGTTGGACACTGCGATGCATCCACGCGTCCAATCATGGGCGTAGGTGCCCTGCCGGCCATTGGGCTGACCATGAACGAAGATGTCCCCTCCCGGCGAGCGGCCGCGGGAGGCCGCGTATCCCCGATCCTCCCTGTTGGGGTAACTGACACCCAGGGACAGATGGAATTTGGAATGCGGATTTTTCCTGTTGATGGTGTAGCCGCCCTCAGGAGTCTTGTTGTCCCCCTGAAAACGCTTGTGCCCGTGCGGCGAGCGGCCAAGCTGGACACGGTAGCTTTTCAGGATCTTTTGATCCCTGCCGATCAGATCCAGAGACCGGATGGCCTTACGGACTTGGATATAAGCCACGTCGCCCTGGTAGATCGGTTTTGATCCTGCGGAAGCAGCCATCGGGCACAGCGCGGTCACGAGCGCGGCGCCGCCGCCCATGACGAATTTACGGCGAGAGAGACCTGTCATAAATTACCTCTGTTTCATTTTTTCGCAGGATACGAGAACGCCGGCCATCACTCGATGACCGGCGTTTGCTTATCCACATCTCTGTCCGGAAGGTTCGGACCTGCGTTTGCGGAACGCCCTCGCCTAAAGCGCTGGCTGGCAATCCGCCTCCGGGTCACCCGCATCGGCCCGAACCGGCATGAAGCCAAGAGCCGCCAGATGATCGGTAAATCTCTCCGGCATCTCCAGGGCGTTTGCCCGTGCCATCTCACGGCAGGCCGACCTCAGGGTCTTGTCCGCCTCAATCACGGGATTGACGCGGGTATCCGAAACCAGACCGGGATCCAGGATCTGCAGGAGTTCGGCCATCGGGTTTTTAGGCAGCTCCTCCGGATCAAACCCTTCAATCGGCACCAGACGGAAACACCTGCCGAGCACTGCCTCTCTGGCCAGGCGCGCGTTGTCAGGGGTCGCCGGCCGGAAGCCAAGCTCTCGCAGCTGCAGCCCCTCTTCGAGTGAGAAGTCGAAACCTGTGCCATGGGAAAGACGATCAGCCGCAGCTTCGCGGATCCGTTGCACCTCTGATCCGATGCCGCTTGCCGGATCAATCGCCTCGTTCCAGCGCCGCAGCAGATCAAGGGATGCGGCCCCGTCGTCCGGACGATGCACCGGCATGAATGCCAGGGCCGCCAGGTGAAGCTCCTTGCGTGCGGCTCGGGCCTCGCTCTGGCTCCCGATCTCGTAGCCGTAGGCTTCAGCTTTATTGCGGAAATGCGATTGCCCCTGGCCGGGCGCAAAAAACGCATCGTACGCAGCATTGCTTACGAGATCATGGAGAGCATCGCCGCGCTCACTGCCGGGCGTCAGATCAGCATTCCACTGTTCGAGGAACTTGCGGGCCTGCCCCGAAGCCAGGGCCTCACTGACCCTGCTTTGGAACGGCACCAGCGCTTTTGGATCAGCCGGCTCGGGGCGCAGCCCTTCCCCTGAATTCCAGGCCAGGATTTCGGTTCCGGCGCGGTCACCGTCACGAACATGGAAATAGTGCTCCCTGCCATCAATGACGATTGAGCCTTCGGCCTCCCTATTCAGAACGTTCAGTTCTTCCATGCCGATAATGACAGCCCCGTCATATCTGCCCTCTTCGCTCCAGATTGCCTCAACAACCCGCTGCAGGACGTCTTCCTGCTGATCCTCCGGAACGTCTTTGCCGAAGTCGCCGAAGAACCCGCTTTCAACCAGGTTGTCTTTCATCAGATCAGGGCCTCCTGGTGCGCTTCGAAGTCCTTCAGTTTGATCTGGAGAGACTTCTTCCCGCGCCACTCATTGATTTCCAGCTCGCCCAGAAGGTTCACGAAGCCCCCTTCCGCCTTGCGCATCCGGTCCTCTTTTTCGGTGCCGATCGCATTCCACTTGAGCGCTGTGATCGTGCGGTCGCCATCACTGAGCATGACCTTCAGGTGCTTGCCTTTCACGTCGGTGATGGCGTCTACGCGCACGCCGGTGACCAGGCTCATCCGCCGCGTGCCCTGGTTTATCTCGACCTCCTCCATGTCGACGGCTGCCAGGGCCACGATGTCATCCGCGTCCGCTGCGAGACCTGCCTCGCTGCTCTGAGGCTCTTCGAGCACATCCAGCGCAGGGCGGATATCCTCGATCATCAGCTGCGGGCTGCGGTTTCCATTGAACTCATTGATTTCAGCGGTGCAAAGGACATCCACCGTCCTTTTGAGGTGGGCCTCGATAGTGTCGGCCAGAGGCGTTCCGGCAACGCCCCAGATGAGGCCATCCACGCGGACCGGCCCGGACTTGAATGTCAGCTTGAAATGTTTTTCCTTCAGAAGCCGGATGCCTTCAAGCACTACGGAT is a window encoding:
- a CDS encoding SOS response-associated peptidase, with amino-acid sequence MCNLYANTSTQDLMRKLFELPRERDRLGNAEPRRAIFPKYPGPVLRLDAAEEPELVEMGWGFILPQKSKKTGKPILPKAVNNARDDKVQTSRFWKASFEERRCLIPATSFCEAKGRNPAVYHWFGVDGRSPFCFAGIWRESKSGYGKGDGAIETYSMLTTTPNALVKQIHPDRMPVILDQADWTAWLNGTPEEAAKLLRPFPADRMEIIEDGEDLKSEPT
- a CDS encoding DNA cytosine methyltransferase yields the protein MDDEMLTAVEICAGAGGQALGLEMAGFGHEALVEIEPPACETLRLNRPGWNVVEMDVRGFDARPYAGADLVAGGVPCPPFSKAGQQLGSQDERDLFPEALRIVNEVRPKAVMIENVRGLLDPVFAAYRESIEAELTSLGYSCGWKLFNASDFGVSQLRPRVVCVALQASYWDHFSWPDRSDTPPATVGELLYDLMSDNGWEGAAAWRDQAAGIAPTLVGGSKKHGGPDLGPTRAKRAWAELGVDGRGIWDQAPGPGFDGMPRLTTRMAARIQGFPDAWQFAGRKTAAYRQIGNAFPPLFAAAVGKQIAQALRLGAKARIAA
- a CDS encoding ParB N-terminal domain-containing protein, coding for MRKICIGNEETVVPEEQPNPELAWVAIDSLLIDDRYQRPLGKSNWARIRKIASAFRWSRFSPILVSRAAGGGYAVVDGQHRVHAAKMCGYPAVPTMIVQMDYQEQARSFSWVNDQVTRISTFHIFKAALAAGDDWAVRCRDAVSESGCRLMTANSSTDNKKAGEIYAIALIRKLVEQGQGNVVTAGLKALRSYDETGRVPLYSAVILRPWLSALAANELFLELDLVQFLQEHDPYRVLNKLDQLRKESGKHGKTPAKLERDAFITLLNDFSVKPRR
- a CDS encoding N-6 DNA methylase, producing the protein MNKLSPIRTNKTVILEPVKEFTKLFRTTARYHHRHEVFRDFIFCAACALYNGVPPKAQDREQEYLDTINRYAADDRAAFQRLFALLVEALEPEPRDVLGSIFMSLELGDAWKGQFFTPSEVSRMMAEMLIGDLDEKLSRGDPVSVSEPACGAGGMVLAVADAILRRGYNPAKVMSAHAIDVDRTAALMTYIQLSLWNIPATVVVGNALTLEEREIWKTPALRNPVLRL
- a CDS encoding L,D-transpeptidase family protein — encoded protein: MTGLSRRKFVMGGGAALVTALCPMAASAGSKPIYQGDVAYIQVRKAIRSLDLIGRDQKILKSYRVQLGRSPHGHKRFQGDNKTPEGGYTINRKNPHSKFHLSLGVSYPNREDRGYAASRGRSPGGDIFVHGQPNGRQGTYAHDWTRGCIAVSNRDMDELFRVIRVGCPIHIFA